Proteins from a genomic interval of Gossypium hirsutum isolate 1008001.06 chromosome A09, Gossypium_hirsutum_v2.1, whole genome shotgun sequence:
- the LOC107889905 gene encoding alkane hydroxylase MAH1 yields MAVHDSEQAIFYRHVKPRSFTKLQKWLNIGQEGKYKKASKVVDDVLSEYICQKRKEVNKLNQQLVSKDGVDILTSYITEKESTGLKCDDKFLRDTALNMIIAATDTTSTALTWFTWLVSKHPIVENKIIEELESKIPIGETKWRRLFNVDEVKNLVYLHGALCEALRLYPPVPFNHKEPVKPDIVPSGHLVHPKTKILFCMYSMGRMKSIWGEDCYEFKPERWINERGEIKHEPSYKFLSFGAGPRICLGKETSFIQMKAVASALIYNDRIHVMEETPVVSAVSSVLHTENGLMTRISKRWE; encoded by the coding sequence ATGGCCGTGCATGATAGCGAGCAAGCAATATTTTATAGGCATGTTAAACCACGAAGCTTTACCAAGTTGCAGAAGTGGTTGAACATAGGACAAGAAGGGAAATACAAGAAGGCATCGAAAGTTGTTGATGATGTATTATCTGAATATATatgtcagaaaagaaaagaagtgaACAAGCTGAACCAACAGTTGGTATCAAAAGATGGTGTGGATATCTTAACATCATACATAACTGAAAAGGAATCAACAGGTTTGAAATGTGATGATAAGTTCTTGAGAGACACCGCTCTGAATATGATAATTGCTGCGACGGACACGACGAGCACTGCTCTTACTTGGTTCACTTGGCTGGTTTCCAAGCATCCAATAGTGGAAAACAAGATCATAGAAGAACTTGAATCAAAAATACCTATAGGTGAAACCAAATGGAGGCGGCTATTCAATGTCGATGAGGTAAAGAATTTGGTTTATCTCCATGGAGCATTGTGTGAGGCATTAAGGTTGTATCCACCAGTCCCTTTCAATCATAAGGAACCTGTCAAACCAGACATAGTTCCTAGCGGGCATCTAGTTCATCCAAAGACAAAAATCTTGTTTTGTATGTATTCAATGGGAAGAATGAAGTCAATCTGGGGAGAAGATTGCTATGAATTCAAGCCTGAGAGATGGATTAATGAGAGAGGAGAGATCAAACATGAGCCATCTTACAAGTTCTTATCTTTTGGTGCAGGGCCAAGGATATGTTTGGGGAAGGAAACATCATTTATTCAGATGAAAGCCGTGGCATCTGCTCTAATTTACAATGATCGTATTCATGTAATGGAAGAAACTCCGGTTGTTTCGGCCGTATCGTCTGTCCTGCACACCGAGAATGGACTGATGACTAGGATCTCCAAGCGATGGGAATAA